In Montipora capricornis isolate CH-2021 chromosome 4, ASM3666992v2, whole genome shotgun sequence, a single genomic region encodes these proteins:
- the LOC138047042 gene encoding galanin receptor type 1-like → MVKMLRVARSEQLSQESGGAGINNTSSIVSEHVVAELGTRPTSLNEAERSFKIVFYCFLFIFGSLGNLLVIAVVKGKPKRTVNDFFILNLAAADLTFLWCSVPFYTYELFETFEKNMFYCKFIWPLMSVTLSVSVSTLTSMSIERCRGITNPLQPRIKLKATLIWILLIWIVVFVTFIPLMIVAKSGDAQCAEEWPHIYFRQAYTAVLFGFQYVIPLMIIITAYLRIAFWLMTTRLPMRTAINSRGQVVKQKTRTENVQIIQTLAVIVFLFMACMLPNQIAWLLLDFGGESHRKLSEAFWTFAEALIFLHASINPIVYGTLTHQFRKGYVRYFVYVFCCRKKSLRSRDTSRNDTTKRKNRNQQVTGCSCETHGSLKEFTSAIERRTTTSLDIQSSPELVTGGKINQWRSPSTVLSPSVRRSSSIVMPGPTCRQHTKNTTTLMNLSFCNQFLDVSYDDEKIVEDTKL, encoded by the coding sequence ATGGTGAAAATGCTCCGCGTTGCCCGCTCAGAACAGCTATCTCAAGAATCAGGAGGAGCAGGTATCAACAACACATCATCTATCGTAAGCGAACATGTTGTGGCGGAGTTGGGAACCAGGCCAACAAGTTTGAACGAAGCAGAACGAAGCTTCAAAATTGTTTTCTattgctttctttttatttttggttcCTTGGGAAACCTATTGGTTATTGCGGTCGTAAAAGGGAAACCTAAACGGACCGTAAACGACTTCTTCATTTTAAACTTAGCAGCAGCAGACTTGACGTTCTTATGGTGTTCTGTCCCATTTTATACTTACGAGCTCTTTGAAACATTTgaaaagaacatgttttattgcaaatttaTTTGGCCTTTGATGTCGGTGACTCTTTCTGTGAGCGTCTCCACCTTAACTTCAATGTCAATAGAGCGATGCAGGGGAATCACGAACCCACTACAGCCCAGAATCAAGCTAAAAGCCACTCTAATTTGGATACTCTTAATTTGGATTGTCGTTTTTGTCACATTTATTCCATTGATGATTGTGGCAAAATCGGGTGATGCTCAGTGTGCAGAAGAATGGCCGCACATTTATTTCAGGCAAGCGTATACTGCAGTGTTATTTGGATTTCAGTACGTGATCCccttaatgataataatcacGGCGTACCTTAGAATTGCCTTCTGGCTCATGACAACACGGCTACCAATGCGAACTGCAATAAACTCTCGTGGGCAAGTAGTCAAACAGAAGACGCGAACTGAAAACGTGCAAATAATACAAACATTAGCGGTTATTGTATTTCTTTTCATGGCGTGTATGCTGCCGAATCAGATTGCTTGGTTGTTGCTCGATTTTGGGGGCGAGTCCCACAGGAAACTTTCCGAAGCTTTCTGGACTTTTGCTGAGGCACTAATTTTCTTACACGCATCCATAAATCCTATTGTATATGGAACCCTGACGCACCAGTTTCGCAAAGGATACGTTCGGTATTTTGTCTATGTGTTTTGCTGTAGAAAAAAAAGCCTTCGATCGAGAGACACTTCCCGAAATGATACAACGAAGCGAAAAAATAGGAATCAACAGGTTACAGGCTGCAGTTGTGAAACTCACGGCTCTCTAAAAGAGTTTACGAGTGCTATCGAAAGAAGAACAACTACGAGCCTGGATATCCAGTCCTCGCCAGAGTTAGTAACAGGTGGAAAGATTAACCAATGGAGAAGCCCATCAACAGTTTTGTCGCCTTCGGTTAGGCGGTCTTCAAGCATAGTTATGCCTGGACCAACCTGCAGACAGCACACTAAAAACACAACGACGTTAATGAATTTGTCCTTTTGTAATCAATTTTTGGATGTTTCTTATGATGACGAGAAGATTGTCGAAGATACAAAACTCTGA